A window of Metabacillus sp. B2-18 contains these coding sequences:
- the pdxS gene encoding pyridoxal 5'-phosphate synthase lyase subunit PdxS, translated as MSNNTGTDRVKRGMAEMQKGGVIMDVVNAEQAKIAEEAGAVAVMALERVPADIRAAGGVARMADPTIVEDVMNAVSIPVMAKARIGHIVEARVLEAMGVDYIDESEVLTPADEEYHLLKSDFTVPFVCGCRDLGEATRRIAEGASMLRTKGEPGTGNIVEAVRHMRKVNAQIRKVAAMSEDELMTEAKNLGAPFELLLQIKKEGKLPVVNFAAGGVATPADAALMMQLGADGVFVGSGIFKSENPAKFARSIVEATTHFQDYELIASLSKGLGSAMQGIEISSLLPEHRMQERGW; from the coding sequence ATGAGTAACAATACAGGTACTGACCGCGTAAAACGTGGAATGGCAGAAATGCAAAAAGGCGGCGTCATCATGGACGTTGTAAATGCAGAGCAAGCAAAAATCGCAGAGGAAGCAGGCGCTGTTGCTGTAATGGCACTTGAGCGAGTTCCAGCTGACATTCGTGCAGCAGGCGGTGTAGCAAGAATGGCTGATCCTACAATCGTTGAGGACGTTATGAATGCTGTATCTATTCCAGTTATGGCAAAAGCTCGTATCGGTCACATCGTTGAAGCTCGTGTACTTGAAGCTATGGGTGTAGATTATATTGATGAGAGTGAAGTATTAACTCCAGCTGACGAAGAATATCACCTACTAAAAAGTGATTTCACAGTTCCATTTGTATGTGGATGCCGTGATCTTGGTGAAGCAACACGCCGTATTGCTGAAGGTGCTTCAATGCTTCGTACAAAAGGTGAGCCAGGTACTGGTAACATCGTTGAGGCGGTACGTCATATGCGTAAAGTAAATGCTCAAATTCGTAAAGTTGCAGCAATGAGTGAAGATGAATTAATGACTGAAGCGAAAAATCTTGGTGCACCATTTGAACTTCTTCTTCAAATCAAAAAAGAAGGTAAATTACCTGTTGTTAACTTCGCAGCTGGTGGTGTAGCAACTCCTGCTGATGCGGCATTAATGATGCAATTAGGAGCAGACGGTGTATTCGTTGGTTCTGGTATCTTTAAATCAGAAAATCCTGCAAAATTTGCTCGTTCAATCGTTGAAGCAACAACACACTTCCAAGATTATGAGTTAATTGCAAGCCTATCAAAAGGACTTGGATCTGCAATGCAAGGAATTGAAATTTCAAGCCTTTTACCAGAACACAGAATGCAAGAGCGTGGTTGGTAA